The following coding sequences lie in one Rhodohalobacter barkolensis genomic window:
- a CDS encoding serine hydrolase domain-containing protein: MNSRINKLTLATLLIFIFQTVGGFSQSVQLTFDQVDTAEVDSVFTDYTIETPGCAVGVTHQGGLIFSKGYGMANLDYGIPIEPNSRFMIASISKQFAAAALLMMEQEGLLDLDENLKTYIPELPDFETPITARNVIHHTSGLRDLFSLLALKDVGLDNTTGPDATLELISNQTKLNFEPNSRYLYSNSGYFLMSVLVPNLTGMSLREYTNKHFFEPLGMEDTHFHDDTGMIVSNRAESYRSTSNGVGRFYRDNLDRVGARGLFITIEDFAKWDANFLDNRSNLKDFRKKMLKLGVFNDGDEQDYAAGIRVSDYRKLDTFGHGGNYMGFRTSYMHFTDYELGVIVFCNRSNISPASHAREVADIFLKDAFMELFEEYTGTYQNDLFRTEFDVIEEEGKLYLIRGLGEKDEMVWQEDDEFEAGSRTVTFERNGDQIESMKLRSSRTANITFERKN, from the coding sequence ATGAACAGTAGGATAAACAAGTTAACATTAGCCACTCTGCTGATATTTATTTTTCAAACAGTGGGTGGTTTTTCTCAATCGGTGCAACTTACATTTGATCAAGTTGATACAGCAGAGGTGGACTCAGTATTTACCGACTATACCATAGAGACTCCCGGCTGTGCGGTTGGTGTAACTCATCAGGGTGGATTGATTTTTTCAAAAGGTTATGGAATGGCCAATCTGGATTATGGTATTCCGATAGAACCTAACTCCCGGTTTATGATTGCATCTATCTCCAAGCAGTTTGCCGCTGCAGCTCTTTTGATGATGGAACAGGAAGGACTGTTGGATCTGGACGAAAATCTAAAAACCTACATTCCGGAACTGCCCGACTTTGAAACACCGATTACTGCACGGAATGTCATACATCATACTTCGGGATTAAGAGATCTTTTCAGCCTGCTGGCTTTAAAGGATGTCGGATTGGATAACACAACCGGTCCTGACGCTACACTTGAGTTGATTTCAAATCAAACCAAGCTAAATTTTGAACCGAATTCCCGTTATCTCTACAGCAACAGCGGTTATTTTTTGATGTCTGTACTTGTTCCAAACTTGACAGGAATGTCCTTGCGAGAGTACACAAACAAGCACTTTTTTGAACCCCTTGGGATGGAGGACACGCATTTCCATGATGACACAGGGATGATTGTATCCAACAGGGCGGAAAGCTACAGATCTACAAGCAACGGAGTGGGACGATTTTACCGAGACAATTTGGATCGGGTAGGTGCTCGGGGACTGTTTATTACTATAGAGGATTTTGCAAAATGGGATGCCAATTTTCTGGATAACCGATCGAACCTGAAGGATTTCAGAAAAAAGATGCTCAAGTTGGGTGTATTCAATGACGGAGATGAACAAGATTATGCTGCCGGAATCCGGGTCAGTGATTATCGGAAACTGGATACATTTGGCCATGGCGGAAATTATATGGGATTCCGAACCAGCTACATGCATTTTACCGATTACGAACTGGGCGTGATTGTATTCTGTAATAGAAGCAATATCAGTCCGGCATCCCATGCAAGAGAGGTGGCAGATATCTTTTTGAAAGATGCATTTATGGAGCTATTTGAAGAATATACAGGAACCTATCAAAATGATTTATTTCGAACGGAATTCGATGTGATTGAGGAAGAAGGAAAACTATACCTGATTCGGGGTTTAGGTGAAAAAGATGAAATGGTTTGGCAAGAGG
- a CDS encoding GlsB/YeaQ/YmgE family stress response membrane protein, with protein sequence MSLLEFLLLLLIAGVCGSIGQAIAGYSRGGCIVSIVVGFIGALLGQWMSAQLGLPELFNVNVGGNTFPIIWSIIGSVAFVVVVGFLTKRK encoded by the coding sequence ATGTCATTACTTGAATTTTTACTTCTGCTGTTAATCGCCGGAGTATGCGGATCCATAGGACAAGCAATTGCAGGCTACTCAAGAGGCGGATGCATCGTATCCATCGTCGTTGGATTTATTGGGGCACTTTTGGGACAATGGATGAGTGCGCAGCTGGGTCTGCCGGAACTGTTTAATGTAAATGTTGGTGGAAATACATTTCCCATTATCTGGTCTATTATCGGTTCTGTAGCATTTGTGGTTGTTGTTGGGTTTTTAACGAAGAGGAAGTAG
- the ggt gene encoding gamma-glutamyltransferase, with product MNDPIRSRLIIFSLLVFSLLISIGCESAEESRVTYSIPEQPEMGTGYTEKPGWAIEEFAVAAANPLATDAGYQIIQAGGSAVDAAIAVQMVLTLVEPQSSGIGGGAFLLNWDGEQVYAYNGRESAPAAADENHFLDENGDPLPFRDAVRSGKSVGVPGTIAMLKQAHERHGVLPWSELFEPAITLAENGFKVSPRLSQLLAGDDAFRNDDIASQFYYDENSEAISVGYELKNPALAEILRRVANEGIDAFYQGDVAEHIVERIRSHERPGNMTVEDINNYPSQDFETRALCNDWKSYNICGFPPPSSGHIAIMQILGILEQVDSSETDFENGLMTADWMHNYLEAAKLAFADRNKYIGDWDFVDAPAGDWNSLMEPAYLSERASLIGDQSMGTAEPGNPGEIQAMLGVQPYQPESGTSHISIVDRDGNTVSMTTTIENGFGSRIMSDGGTGLPGGFILNNELTDFSLSPVDDDGNPMANRVEPNKRPRSSMSPSLAFEKDSGRILASVGSPGGAAIIHYTAKAIIGMYDWDLNAQDAINLPNFANYNGASVLEEGRFPSELIEALQDRGHEVTERTLTSGIQAIQVTEDGYFGGADPRREGIVKGQ from the coding sequence ATGAACGATCCTATACGCTCCCGGTTAATCATTTTCTCACTTTTAGTTTTTTCATTATTAATCTCCATCGGTTGTGAATCAGCCGAAGAGAGTCGAGTTACGTACTCCATACCTGAACAGCCCGAAATGGGAACCGGCTACACCGAAAAACCGGGATGGGCAATAGAGGAGTTTGCGGTTGCCGCCGCCAATCCACTGGCAACCGATGCCGGATATCAGATCATACAGGCAGGCGGTTCAGCTGTTGATGCAGCCATAGCTGTTCAGATGGTGCTCACTCTTGTAGAACCTCAATCCAGCGGAATAGGCGGTGGAGCATTCCTTTTGAACTGGGATGGAGAGCAGGTTTATGCCTACAACGGTCGGGAATCGGCTCCGGCTGCCGCTGATGAGAATCACTTCCTTGATGAAAATGGAGACCCCTTGCCGTTTCGGGATGCAGTAAGAAGCGGGAAATCTGTGGGAGTACCCGGAACTATTGCAATGTTAAAACAGGCTCATGAAAGACATGGAGTACTTCCCTGGAGTGAACTCTTTGAGCCGGCAATTACCCTTGCAGAAAATGGATTTAAGGTGAGCCCTAGATTGAGCCAGCTTTTAGCCGGCGATGATGCGTTCAGAAATGACGATATTGCTTCACAGTTTTACTACGACGAGAACAGTGAGGCCATATCGGTTGGTTACGAACTGAAAAACCCCGCTTTAGCTGAGATTTTAAGACGGGTAGCCAATGAGGGAATCGATGCATTTTATCAAGGTGACGTTGCAGAGCATATCGTTGAACGCATTCGTTCACATGAGCGTCCCGGCAACATGACAGTTGAAGATATTAATAACTATCCCTCTCAGGATTTTGAAACCAGAGCTCTCTGTAACGACTGGAAATCGTACAATATCTGTGGATTTCCACCTCCATCTTCAGGGCATATTGCCATCATGCAGATACTTGGAATCCTTGAACAAGTGGACTCGTCAGAAACTGATTTTGAGAACGGTTTGATGACGGCCGACTGGATGCACAACTATCTTGAAGCTGCAAAACTCGCATTTGCTGATCGTAACAAATACATCGGGGACTGGGATTTTGTAGATGCACCCGCCGGAGACTGGAATAGCCTGATGGAACCTGCCTACCTTTCGGAAAGAGCGTCTTTAATTGGAGATCAGAGTATGGGAACCGCTGAGCCCGGAAATCCCGGTGAGATACAGGCAATGCTCGGCGTACAACCGTATCAGCCTGAAAGCGGCACCAGCCACATTAGCATCGTAGATCGTGATGGCAATACCGTTTCGATGACAACAACGATCGAAAATGGATTTGGAAGCCGGATTATGAGTGACGGCGGCACCGGATTACCGGGCGGATTTATTTTGAATAATGAACTTACCGATTTTTCACTATCTCCGGTTGATGATGATGGAAACCCTATGGCTAACCGCGTGGAACCGAACAAACGCCCAAGATCAAGCATGAGTCCTTCGCTGGCTTTTGAAAAGGATTCGGGCAGAATTCTAGCAAGTGTAGGATCACCGGGCGGAGCTGCAATTATTCACTATACCGCCAAAGCAATTATTGGAATGTACGATTGGGATCTGAATGCTCAAGATGCAATTAATTTGCCAAATTTCGCTAATTACAATGGAGCTTCAGTATTGGAGGAAGGCCGGTTCCCATCGGAATTGATCGAAGCATTACAGGACCGTGGACATGAAGTGACAGAAAGGACATTAACCAGTGGAATTCAGGCAATTCAGGTAACGGAAGACGGATATTTTGGAGGAGCCGATCCACGCCGTGAGGGAATAGTAAAAGGGCAATAA
- a CDS encoding dihydrolipoyl dehydrogenase family protein: MRKRMKYEYDAVVIGGGAAGLTASGIAANFGAKTMMVERDKLGGDCTWTGCIPSKTLIKAASVVHNTLQSKKYGIDISCDDFDLSELMKHVDEVRNEIYEDADRPEIFENMGIDVVQGSASFLDQHTLNIEQLDGTDRKVTSKFIFICTGSSPFVPPIPGLDRVDYLTNESLFELNNIPKSITIIGAGPIGCEMAQSFARLGLEVTVLDMADRILLNDDPELTEILKTSMENEGVTFELNVSVQKVDPIDNGTRVFFQKNDEVSSVDSDSLLVATGRRPNLEGLNLEAAGINYSKKGIEVNDSCRTSQRHIYAAGDVTGRYQLTHMSDHMAKTAVTKALLKVPFKIDKKHVPWVTFTDPELGHVGATLPDLKKSGTSFETYQFPFVKIDRAITDGNTTGLIKIYAKKWSGKILGASVVGAHAGEMISQYALAMKNGVTLRDFADTIHPYPSYGLGARRAADQWYIKNQSETLVKWIKRIFRYRGEIPDYSDPNRIV; the protein is encoded by the coding sequence ATGAGGAAACGAATGAAGTATGAGTATGACGCTGTTGTAATAGGGGGTGGAGCTGCGGGTTTGACGGCATCGGGAATTGCAGCCAACTTTGGTGCCAAAACCATGATGGTTGAAAGGGATAAGCTGGGTGGGGATTGTACCTGGACAGGATGCATTCCGAGTAAAACCCTGATTAAAGCGGCATCTGTAGTTCATAATACGCTACAAAGTAAAAAGTACGGGATTGATATTTCCTGCGACGACTTTGATCTGTCTGAATTGATGAAACATGTTGATGAAGTGCGCAATGAAATTTACGAAGATGCAGACCGCCCGGAAATTTTTGAAAATATGGGAATTGATGTTGTTCAGGGTAGTGCATCATTTTTGGATCAGCACACTCTGAATATTGAACAATTAGACGGGACTGATCGGAAAGTCACATCAAAGTTCATCTTTATTTGTACCGGTTCTTCACCTTTTGTGCCACCAATTCCGGGGTTGGATCGTGTAGACTATTTGACCAACGAATCTCTATTTGAACTGAATAACATTCCTAAGTCGATAACTATCATCGGTGCAGGTCCCATCGGATGTGAAATGGCCCAGAGTTTTGCAAGGTTAGGACTAGAAGTGACTGTTCTGGATATGGCAGATAGGATTCTGTTGAATGATGATCCGGAATTGACAGAAATTTTAAAAACATCGATGGAGAATGAAGGGGTTACGTTTGAATTGAACGTATCGGTCCAAAAGGTTGATCCGATTGATAATGGAACCCGGGTCTTTTTTCAAAAAAATGATGAAGTTTCCAGCGTAGACAGTGATTCACTTCTTGTAGCAACCGGACGGCGACCAAATTTAGAAGGTTTGAACCTGGAAGCTGCCGGGATAAACTATTCTAAAAAAGGAATTGAAGTGAATGATTCGTGCCGAACCAGTCAGCGACACATTTATGCGGCGGGTGATGTTACCGGAAGATACCAGCTTACGCATATGAGTGACCATATGGCGAAAACAGCCGTAACCAAAGCGCTGCTAAAAGTACCGTTTAAAATTGATAAGAAACATGTGCCCTGGGTAACTTTTACGGATCCGGAATTGGGTCATGTCGGTGCTACTTTGCCTGATCTTAAAAAGAGTGGGACGTCGTTCGAAACCTATCAATTTCCATTTGTTAAAATAGACAGGGCCATCACCGACGGGAATACCACCGGTTTAATCAAGATATATGCAAAAAAGTGGAGTGGAAAAATACTGGGTGCATCTGTGGTAGGAGCGCATGCCGGGGAGATGATTTCGCAGTATGCGTTGGCTATGAAAAATGGTGTTACACTTCGGGATTTTGCGGATACGATTCATCCCTATCCAAGTTATGGTTTGGGAGCAAGGCGAGCGGCAGATCAGTGGTATATCAAAAATCAGTCGGAGACGCTTGTCAAATGGATTAAGCGTATATTCAGATACAGGGGAGAAATTCCGGATTATAGCGATCCAAACCGAATTGTTTGA
- a CDS encoding TonB-dependent receptor — MRKLLLAAILFPFLTMTAAGQSQSTGSVAGFVIDSETEEPVPFAYIHLEEINRTGTTDRHGYFKIHNVPEGRYSLYVHRIGYSSKTQRVEIEGGEETNLTLELSPTVLTGESIEVVADADQLGGANLEHASIKVTGAQLRRNLGTTLSETLANQPGFDQRTMGAAPARPVIRGLGDERVLILQDGERTGDVSGASPDHSVTVDPMGADEIEIARGPAALAYGSNAIGGVINVVRNQIANNKPSSINGTATVQGASVNTGISAAGRVSIPKNDFVYNVDVNGRYGDNYRSPSGTIDNSGYLTTNNAVGVSYIRPWGYSGLAASTFISNYGIPPDPEGGHANGVDVEMQKYQVESRSEFLINDHFFKMIESGISYRYYHHSEFESAEIIGTEYKQNSANINLKGTHRSLWFFNDGVVGIWGEFQDYQVLDRFNINANNYSASAFTIQEADFGPLHIEVGARFDAVLAKPDRENPDSRIGHIRQREFYSLASSATAIYNLGAGFSIGSTFLHSFRAPSIEELYSQGPHIAAYSFEIGNPDLDPERGLAKELFVRFRKSNANFELTGYHNGFKNYIYPRNTGRQNIFFPRLNDYQYESVGAEIYGLEGMMEFQLTSNLTLNSSASFTVGRRDVSDDEMESGDFDSDTTPLPMIPPFSFKTGLTYVSGPFQVGANVRHSFKQDRLAEFESVTDAYTLLGANAEYRLNSSGGYLHTFSIQANNILDETYQNHLSRLKDVFPEPGRNISLLYRLYF, encoded by the coding sequence ATGAGAAAACTGTTATTAGCAGCAATTCTCTTTCCGTTTTTGACAATGACTGCAGCCGGCCAATCCCAATCCACAGGGTCGGTTGCAGGATTTGTCATTGATTCTGAAACCGAAGAGCCAGTCCCATTTGCCTATATCCATCTGGAAGAGATTAACCGAACCGGAACTACAGACCGGCACGGATATTTCAAAATACACAATGTACCCGAAGGCAGATATTCGCTCTATGTTCATAGAATCGGTTATTCCAGTAAAACACAAAGGGTTGAGATTGAAGGTGGAGAAGAGACAAACCTAACCTTAGAACTGAGTCCCACCGTTCTTACCGGCGAATCCATAGAAGTTGTAGCTGATGCAGATCAGTTGGGAGGAGCCAATCTTGAACATGCATCCATTAAAGTAACCGGGGCACAGTTACGCAGAAATTTAGGAACTACCCTGTCAGAAACACTGGCAAATCAACCCGGTTTCGATCAACGGACAATGGGTGCGGCGCCCGCGCGACCTGTAATCCGGGGTTTAGGTGACGAACGCGTTTTAATACTACAAGATGGTGAACGAACCGGTGATGTATCCGGTGCCTCTCCCGACCACTCTGTAACAGTAGATCCTATGGGAGCAGATGAAATAGAAATCGCTCGTGGCCCCGCTGCGCTTGCTTACGGCTCTAACGCTATCGGTGGTGTCATCAATGTGGTACGAAATCAGATCGCAAACAATAAACCCTCATCCATCAACGGAACAGCAACCGTTCAGGGAGCCAGTGTAAATACCGGGATATCAGCAGCCGGCAGGGTCTCCATCCCCAAAAATGATTTCGTTTATAATGTGGATGTAAACGGACGCTATGGTGATAACTACCGTTCTCCCAGTGGTACCATTGATAATTCCGGGTATTTGACGACAAACAATGCTGTTGGGGTGAGTTACATCCGTCCCTGGGGATACAGCGGACTTGCTGCTTCAACTTTTATATCTAATTACGGTATTCCGCCCGATCCTGAAGGCGGACACGCAAATGGAGTAGACGTGGAGATGCAGAAATATCAGGTTGAATCGAGAAGTGAATTCCTGATCAATGATCACTTTTTCAAAATGATTGAAAGTGGAATTTCCTATCGTTATTACCATCATAGTGAGTTTGAGTCTGCTGAAATTATTGGAACGGAGTACAAACAAAACTCCGCAAATATAAACCTGAAGGGCACACACCGCAGTCTATGGTTTTTTAATGACGGTGTAGTCGGAATTTGGGGTGAATTTCAAGACTATCAGGTACTGGACCGGTTTAATATCAATGCAAACAATTACAGCGCTTCAGCATTTACCATTCAGGAAGCAGATTTTGGTCCGCTGCATATAGAAGTCGGTGCTCGGTTTGATGCAGTATTAGCCAAACCGGATCGTGAAAATCCGGACTCTCGTATTGGCCATATTCGTCAGCGTGAATTTTATTCACTGGCATCATCTGCGACAGCTATTTATAACCTGGGTGCCGGATTTTCGATTGGTTCTACATTTCTTCACTCTTTCCGGGCACCATCTATTGAAGAACTCTACTCTCAGGGACCTCACATTGCCGCCTACTCGTTCGAAATTGGAAATCCCGATCTGGATCCCGAGCGAGGTTTGGCTAAAGAGCTTTTTGTGAGATTTAGGAAATCCAATGCCAACTTTGAGCTTACCGGATATCACAATGGATTTAAAAACTACATCTATCCGCGCAATACCGGTCGGCAGAATATCTTTTTTCCAAGGCTGAATGACTATCAGTACGAATCAGTTGGTGCTGAAATATATGGATTAGAGGGTATGATGGAGTTTCAACTCACCTCAAATCTAACACTGAATAGTTCTGCATCCTTTACTGTTGGACGTCGTGATGTTTCTGATGATGAGATGGAATCAGGCGATTTTGACTCAGATACAACTCCCTTACCGATGATTCCTCCATTCTCTTTCAAAACAGGTTTGACTTACGTTAGTGGACCGTTTCAGGTTGGAGCCAACGTTCGACACTCCTTCAAGCAGGACCGATTAGCGGAATTTGAGTCAGTAACCGACGCCTATACCCTACTGGGTGCAAATGCTGAGTACAGACTCAATTCGTCCGGGGGATATTTACACACCTTCTCTATTCAGGCTAATAACATTCTGGACGAAACGTATCAAAACCATCTTAGCCGATTAAAAGATGTATTTCCTGAACCGGGACGTAATATATCACTCTTGTACAGGCTCTATTTTTGA
- a CDS encoding amidohydrolase family protein, whose product MKYLATILFSFFFTATLFAQMPDAPNRAEGEGPYDRLIIRGVTMIDGTGSPAMGPVDIVIEGNRITSIQNVGYPGVPINENRRPQAEEGDHEIDAEGMYILPGFVDMHAHIGGSAQGTVPEYVFKLWLAHGITGIREPGSFNGGDWTLKHAERSRNNEITAPRIYPYFGFGMGQSGGINTPDEARDWVQSIHNQGAEGIKFFGARPEIFKATLEEANKLGLGSMAHHAQTLVVYNNALDTAEMGLKGLTHWYGLPEALFTDRVIQDYPLDYNYSNEQHRFENAGQLWEQAAEPGSEKWNEVMNRMLELGLDLNPTFTIYEASRDLMKERRAEWHEKYTLPSLWRFYQPDRRAHGSYWFDWGTEQEVAWKQNYNLWMQFVNEYKNRGGSVTLGSDAGYIFKLYGFAYIREMELMREAGFHPLEIFQSASLQAARVLGNDDQLGTIEVGKLADLVIVDENPQQNIKVLYGTGAIRVDDNNELKRVGGVKYTIKDGIVYDARELLRDVEQLVQERKDEEGFEITQPGLDW is encoded by the coding sequence ATGAAATATCTGGCTACTATACTTTTTTCATTTTTCTTTACTGCTACTCTTTTCGCACAAATGCCTGATGCACCCAACCGTGCCGAAGGTGAGGGTCCGTATGATCGCCTGATTATACGCGGTGTAACAATGATTGACGGAACCGGTTCTCCGGCGATGGGTCCGGTAGATATCGTAATTGAAGGAAATCGAATAACCAGCATACAGAATGTTGGCTATCCCGGTGTACCCATTAATGAAAATCGCAGACCACAGGCTGAAGAAGGGGATCACGAAATTGATGCGGAAGGAATGTACATCCTGCCCGGTTTTGTAGATATGCACGCACATATTGGCGGAAGTGCCCAGGGTACGGTTCCTGAATATGTGTTCAAACTTTGGCTTGCCCACGGTATTACAGGAATTCGTGAACCGGGATCATTCAATGGAGGCGACTGGACATTGAAACATGCTGAACGGAGCCGGAATAACGAAATTACAGCACCACGTATTTACCCCTACTTTGGGTTTGGCATGGGTCAGTCAGGTGGTATAAACACTCCTGACGAAGCCAGAGACTGGGTTCAATCCATCCACAATCAGGGAGCAGAAGGAATAAAGTTTTTTGGTGCACGTCCGGAAATATTTAAAGCAACACTCGAGGAAGCCAATAAGCTGGGACTGGGTTCCATGGCACACCACGCGCAAACACTTGTGGTCTACAATAATGCACTGGATACTGCAGAAATGGGACTCAAAGGCCTGACTCATTGGTACGGACTGCCTGAAGCACTTTTTACCGATCGCGTTATTCAGGACTACCCTCTCGACTATAACTACAGTAATGAACAACATCGCTTTGAAAATGCAGGCCAGCTGTGGGAACAAGCCGCCGAACCGGGTAGCGAAAAATGGAACGAGGTGATGAATCGCATGCTTGAGCTGGGACTGGACCTCAACCCAACATTTACGATATACGAAGCGAGTCGTGATCTGATGAAAGAGCGCCGGGCCGAATGGCACGAAAAGTACACTCTTCCCTCACTTTGGAGATTCTACCAGCCGGATCGCCGTGCACACGGATCTTACTGGTTTGACTGGGGTACCGAACAGGAAGTAGCCTGGAAACAAAACTATAACCTCTGGATGCAGTTTGTAAATGAGTACAAAAATCGTGGTGGAAGTGTTACACTGGGGTCCGATGCAGGATATATTTTCAAACTGTACGGATTTGCCTACATCCGGGAAATGGAACTGATGCGCGAAGCCGGATTTCATCCGCTGGAGATATTTCAGTCAGCTTCACTGCAGGCTGCAAGAGTTCTTGGAAATGATGACCAGCTCGGAACCATCGAAGTGGGCAAATTAGCCGATTTAGTTATCGTGGATGAAAATCCTCAGCAAAATATAAAAGTGCTTTATGGAACCGGAGCCATACGCGTTGACGACAATAATGAATTAAAGCGAGTGGGTGGCGTGAAATATACCATCAAAGATGGAATTGTATATGATGCAAGGGAATTATTGAGAGATGTTGAACAGTTAGTTCAGGAGAGAAAAGATGAAGAAGGGTTTGAGATTACCCAACCTGGACTGGATTGGTAA
- a CDS encoding threonine ammonia-lyase, translated as MSQKLPDYSEIVEAHKRIAPYAHRTPVLTSSYFNERTNGEIFFKCENFQKVGAFKFRGAFNAISKLPTSEGKKGIVTHSSGNHAQAVALASRMNGYSATIVMPENAPKVKVNAVRDYGAAIQFCENTTEAREAAAQKIIDETGATFIHPYNHPDVIAGQGTCAKELLEDYPDLDIIIAPVGGGGLISGTGITAKHLKPDITVIAGEPELADDAYRSFKSGKIEPVLRTDTVADGLRTSIGELTFQAIQESVDEIVTVSEQMIIQTMRDIWERMKIIIEPSCAVPLAAILSGKIDIQGKKAGIILTGGNVDLGNLPFGKKEAQP; from the coding sequence ATGTCTCAAAAACTTCCCGACTACTCTGAAATTGTAGAAGCACACAAACGAATTGCACCCTATGCACACCGGACACCGGTATTGACTTCCAGCTATTTCAATGAGCGGACAAATGGTGAAATTTTCTTCAAATGCGAAAACTTCCAGAAAGTCGGAGCCTTTAAATTTCGCGGGGCATTCAATGCAATCTCAAAACTGCCCACATCTGAAGGAAAGAAAGGAATTGTTACACATTCATCCGGAAACCACGCCCAAGCCGTTGCTCTTGCTTCAAGAATGAACGGCTACAGTGCCACAATTGTGATGCCTGAAAACGCTCCAAAAGTAAAGGTTAACGCTGTCCGTGATTATGGAGCAGCAATTCAATTTTGTGAAAATACAACTGAAGCTCGCGAAGCAGCAGCTCAAAAAATCATTGATGAAACCGGTGCAACATTTATTCATCCCTATAACCATCCTGACGTTATAGCCGGACAGGGAACCTGTGCAAAAGAACTTCTTGAAGATTATCCTGATTTAGATATCATTATTGCTCCCGTTGGCGGAGGTGGGCTGATCAGTGGTACTGGAATTACAGCTAAACATTTAAAGCCAGACATCACTGTGATTGCCGGTGAACCGGAGCTGGCCGATGATGCATACCGATCGTTTAAATCCGGTAAAATTGAACCTGTTTTGAGGACCGACACTGTAGCTGATGGTTTGCGGACTTCAATCGGGGAACTCACATTTCAGGCTATTCAAGAAAGTGTGGATGAGATTGTGACGGTATCCGAGCAGATGATTATTCAAACCATGCGAGACATTTGGGAACGAATGAAGATTATTATAGAACCGTCATGTGCTGTACCGCTAGCAGCCATTCTGAGTGGGAAAATAGATATTCAAGGTAAGAAAGCAGGGATCATCCTAACCGGCGGTAACGTAGACCTGGGAAATTTACCCTTTGGAAAAAAAGAGGCGCAACCATAA